The window CAAAATGTGGTGGCAACGCGGGAGACTGTGGCTGTCCTGTTATCGGTTCACGGTATGTTGATACGCTTTTATACCCCTCTAGGGCCACATCCGTCTTCTCCCtacccccccaccccccccccattctcTTCAGCCCAAAAGTTGCTATGAGAATTCATCCGTCCGTACATTTCTACCGTCTCGGTGTATCGATCTGCCTATTGATCTTTTCCACACACatactcacacacacacacacacccaatgctgctcttcttcttctccctaTATGTATATATGCCACTTTCTCTCCCCTACCCTCCCCCCCGCCACGGATCAAGCAGAAAGAAGGGTGCGGTGGTGGATGACGGGGGGGAAGGAGGTACACTTCTAGCGTTCCATGCTCTAGTGGAAAGAAATATTGAATGATGTCAGATGAGTCAAATTGGATTCCTCATATTTCAATAATAATAGTAGTGTTCTgtatatactttttttttttttttttttggtcggggtccctctctctctctctcctgccGTTCAGATACTTCTCTCTCCTTAATGCATACGAGCGGAATTGATGGAGGTCCACGTCCAATTCAATCTTTTGAACTCCCAACTGCGAGAAGCGCCGGATCCACACACACGCTAACGCAATGATATTGAATCCCTAGgctaaaaaaatttgaaaaaaaaaaaaaaaaaatacccggGATATTTTCCAATTGTATTGGGGAAGTTGAACGAAACCCCCTTCTCTTTCTCGTTTTGCATACATTCAAATGTTGTTTGCCGTCACCCTTTGATTcatatttgattgtttttttttttctgttgttctattttttttttttttgtttcccctctCTTCTACCCGTATCTCATCACTCATCGTCAATCATCGCGAATGGCGCCTTTTTGGTTTAGTTCGGCCGGTGATCTTGCGTCCACCCCAGGACACAACGGCTCTACTAGGCGGTGACGTGACGCTCGAATGCGGCGTGACGGGCGATCCGCCGCCGCAGGTCGAGTGGCGCCGACAGGACGGAGCCAAAATACCTACGGGTAGGATACGGCCAGCGTCCAACGACCAAAGCCGAACTAGTTTGAGGCTCGAGCGTTTGGTGGCATCCGACGCCGGTCGGTACGTTTGCGAGGTCGAGAACGCGGTCGGATCCAGCTCGGCTTCAGCGCAACTCTCTATATTAATTCCGGTATGCATTATtttgattaaaatttgaaatgtgtGATCATTTTGAATACGTTTCATCAACtaatatttgaatttttttcttgaatatcTATGAACATTACAGCCCACATGGAATAGTAGCGCCGGAATAAGCAGCAGCGGACAGGCCTTTTTGCCTCGTGAAGTTCGTGGCTTTTTGGAACAAAGCATTTTCCTTGACTGCCCCGTTCACGGATCGCCATCGCCGCTGGTCTTTTGGCAGCGCGAAGGACAAGGACGCGACGGAGGGGTTTCGAACGTCGAACTCTTGACATCCGACTCGACCGCTAACAACGGCAGATGGAACGTGTTCCGCAATGGAACGCTGGTAATCAGCCGACTGCGGCGCGAAGACGCCGGCGGCCTGTGGTGCGGAGCCGTCAGCGAAGCGGGCGGCCTAGTGGCGCGGACTCGGTTGGAGATCGTAACCGTCTCGGCACCCCCACCGCCCGTCATCGAAGTCGGCCCGGCCAATCAAACTCTGCCATTGGGATCACCTGCCTCGTTGGCCTGCAGCTCCACTGAACCCGGCAGCCAAAACTTACCCCTTCGATGGTGGAAGGATGGCGCCCCGCTGGCCTTGTCTGTCCGCATGACGCAGTCCGGCGAGACCGGCACACTACGTATCGAGGATCTACAACCCTCCGACGCAGGAGTCTACACTTGCTGGATTGGCGCCGGAGACAAAACCGCCGCCTGGACGGCAACCCTCAACGTGGCCAGTCAAACCAACCCCAACGTGGCATTCTCCCGCAGTCCCAGCGATCCCATGGCGTTGCCCGGTTCTCCTTCTCAGCCGCGACTCCTCCACAAATCGGCAAATTCACTGACGGTCGGCTGGCAGAGCGGCTCCAGGATGGGAGCGTCGCCTCTCTTGGGATACACTGTCGAAATATTTAGCAGCGGCGAGTCTGATTCGAATCAAGACGTTGCGCACAGCTGGACGTGGGCTGGACCGACGGTCCCGATCAAACGCAACTGGCGGATAGTCACCCGTCGCCTGAAGGCCGACCAGCTCGTGTTGACAGACCTGCAACCAAGCACTTCATACGCGGTGCTCGTCAGGGCTGAGAATTCACACGGCCTCTCCCTTCCGAGTCCAGCTTCGCCTTGGTTTACTACTCTGCCGGCAGGTGGCTCTAGCGGTGGCATTCAGGATCTGGAGGAAGGCCGTCAACGTCTTTCATCTTCTCTTGCCTGGCTCCGACTCGAACCCGTCCGTCCGCTCAACGCCACTGCTGTTCGGTTGAGCTGGCGATGGCTAGATGGCGCTGATGGCAATGAACCGGCGGAATCGGCTTTCGAAGGGATTCATATCTGGTACCGGCCCGTCCGCTACTCCGGCAGCGAAGAAGACGAGGGCCATGACACATCGTCAGCTTCGGCGCCGCCTACTTTCCGGATGGTCACTGTGACCCAACCGGCCGTGTCCAGCGCAACGTACACGCTCACCAATTTGCTACCGTCGACGCGCTACCTCTTCTTCCTGGTGCCGTTTTATCGCAACGTAGACGGTCGCCCGTCCAACAGCCAAACTTTGATGACGTTGGAAGCCGGTAAGCATATTAATCGATGCTAAATTTTTATGTTACATAGCAATCATAGCAAGTATATACGTCGTCTCATGTGTGAATGGGTTCCAATTTGTAAACACGAACTATTAATTACCATATGCAGATCATCGGAGTCGTGCATCGTTAATAACAAACGTgactttaatttcattttgaatatagCGCCTGAAGGACCTCCGCGAGATTTGATAGTACGACAGTTGAATTCCAGTAGCTGTTTAGTCAAATGGACGGAGCCTTTACATAACCAACGCAATGGAGTCATAACCGGATATCAAGTAAAACacaaaatcttttcttttttaaaagttaattactgattttttttttttttttctgttttgcgtTTCAGATCTATGTGTTTATGGACGATTCAGAAACTTTATTGGCTAACATGACGTTGCCGCCGACACCGACATCGGTCATCATTGGCAACCTCGTCGCCGGATCGTCTTACGCCATCCGTGCAGCTGCGTGGACTTTGGCCGGCGTAGGACCCGCTTCAGATCCAGCATCGTTCAGCATGGAAGTGCTTAGCTTCCAGCAACACCCGCAAGTCCCCGTCGTCCACGACGACTTGGATAGCGATATCGACGATGCCTACACCCATTTTGACACCCGCGGCCGCCTAGCGCCCAGTGGCGGAGTGACAACCCAAGTGGTTAAGGAAACGTGGTTTATTCTCGCCATCGGCGGCGTCCTCCTGGCCACACTCTGCCTTCTTGTAGCTGCTTTGGTCATCCGTCGTCGTTGGATTCGCAACAAGGCCATGTCCTCTGTTCAGAAAGTCGAATTGGGAGGAGGAACCGACGGAAACCTACTCCACAGCGTCTGCAGCGGAAGTGGAGGCACGCGCGATCTGCTCTGGTCGCGTGGATGGCACTCGAGCACCAACGGTACCCACCACCATTCACGTTCGGGAACTGTTACAACGTCGCAGAAGGAGGCAGAATTGGAAGCCCAAACTTCGCTACTGCCCCAGCAGCCACAACAGTACGGCAGCAGCGGAATAGCTCCACCAGAGTACGCCGAGCTACTCAACCAGCACAGCTCTCAGCAACATCAATCGGACCAGAGTCAACTGAGTCTCAGCTCCTTCCTTCCTCgtcgcaacaacaacagcatgATGCTGATGCAAGCTCAGATGCAGGCCCCACCATCTGCTTATGCCACTACTACGTTGGTCAATCCTTCAGCCAGGGGCCAACAGTTGCACGGCCCTTACTCCAGCAAGTCGTCTGGCGATTCGAGCAGTGGCAGCTACATCGTTGATCATCAGGATCGCAACGGCTGCGGCAGTAggaacagcaacaacaacagccatcaCAGCCGCAAAAACAGCAACGGATTTCTGTCCAACGGCGCTGGCCATCAGCAGCAGCGGATGCCCAACTGGGCAGAGCTGTTGCCTCCTCCACCGAGACATCCGCCTCCGCCTAGTCCGGCACCGAACAGCGATCGCTCCGCCTCCACTTCCAAAGATGTAAATTAGAAATAATTATCTGTTTTAatttccatcatttttctAATAATATTTCGAATTGGCAAATGATTCAGGGGTCTCTACCACTTCCGACGTCTATCAAACCTTCGTTGAAATTCAATTCTGCCAATCCCAGTCCGGCGCTGTCGAAACGCAGCGCTCCGGTTGGATCGACATCGAGCACGTTCAAACCTCCATCGCCGATGTATCACGGCGGTGTCGATGAGGAAACGGCGTCCAACGGCAATCGCAGTCAGATGTCGCGCAACGCGCGGAACAAACTAACCAAATCGCCGGGCCAGAGGTCTGCAGGATGTCACGCGGAAATGGAACATGCACCGACGAAAGGATATGCAGATTCCGGATCGGAGCGTCATTTCACTCAGGGCAGCTACACGGCGCCGATGAATTACCAGTCGAATCCGTTGGAGAACATCACGACCGATTGGGACGATGACGTCGATGACTACAGCCGGAGCATCAGCTGTGGCAACGGGGACGATTACAGTCAGGGCGATGACAGCCATTCCGATGGCGACGACGTGGCCTCTTCTGTTTACGACAACAGTCCCGTCGTGTACCGGCCACCTTGTGGGAAGCCGCCGTCGCAGGCGGCAGCACCTCTGCCTCGTCGGAAGCAATTGACTTTGACTTGATGCGGGTGCACTCCATCCATCCAGCCCCATCCGGTCTACTAGTCAGCATTTGCGAAAAATTTTGCTACAATAACAAAGTATACCAGAGAAATTGTTCGCCTCCCGTCCGATGTGATGGGACTACATATACatttgaaactattttttttcttttgaaatctaGTTGATATTATCAATTCGATTGTCagcccctctctctcttttatcaTTGTTCAGTTGCGTAACAGGATATGATTgtgctcgaaaaaaaaaaatgcggcggagtgaaataataaataatgaataaaagtaaataataataatcataaaatagaaaaaaaaaacatattgcAAAATGCCGCTGGTCtgtgataaataacatcaacatttgttttttttttgttctttctcaatttcatttttcatgcgTCGTCTATTTGCATATCGTTTTTCCCTTTGCAAGACAATGTTTTATACCTTCAACGGGGGCACTTGACCAGGAAGCTACTACCCCCCACCCCTCCCCCCGTTGTCTATCTCCATTTTGCGTTTTTGTAAGCATCCCAGCCGAACTTCCTAAAACAACGGCGTCTAAGAAAAGACGGAATAAAGTCCATCGGCATCCCATTGGCCATACAAGCACAGCACATATCTCACCCCCACATTTTCAGCTCATGCCCTCTCGATAGGTTTACATAGAAAACCCACTTCGCCACATGAATGTTTGTGTCAAAAAGTAAGTGTATATTTTCATTGATgattatcgttttttttttttgttttgttttgcgctGTGCATACGTGTACAGTAATGTTCCTGTGTTCAACTGGTTCCAATCATAAGTCTTACGTGTTTTACATCATTGGATATGGATCTATACGTTGAATGTCGtaccgtttgttttttgttttttttcatcacaAAACTACAATGAATGTagtatatattatatatatttgcaGTATACCTGTATTATTTTCTTCCCTGTCTGAATACCGTTTCATTGTCACACGTATTTCCTGCCAACGGAGAATACAAAACTATGGCCCCGAAATCGAGTCGTTATTCAATGAAGGCAAACATGCCCCGctcaaaacaaatattcaaTAGAATTGCGTTTCCGTTTAATTTTGAAGTATAACGCGCAATTTATTATAGAATTTCAAatggtataatttttttttcgtcaaattgttGGCTTTGAAATAAGCCCAACATAaaaagcccgacttttccacccatttcgtatttttccaaaatcttcAATTTGACACTGAACGTGATTTAGATTCGAAAGCAATGAGAATTACGAAAACCGATTTCCGACATTTTTCATGAGatcagaaattttttaaatgaccagaaaaaaaaaggccatatGTTGGCGCGCTAGAACTTTACAGCGCGATCGTGCTACAGGACAATATTGCAATTAGCAACCAATTACAGCACAATATTTGTCCAGATTTCACATTTGGCTTAGACGGACAATATTTGGCTTGACCAGTTGAAAAATAGACTTTATTTTCAAGACTGACATTGTATTCTGAGTCCATTTTATGTATTTCAAGACAactttgaaatttggccaaaggTGAGAAGCCTAGCGCTGtggcgtactggcgcgctagttttTTCGCACGATACAGTACAAgtattcggtgtatttaaaaaaagattgacttaatgaaaaaaataaaaattttcccgAAATCAGCATTCCATTTTTTGTATGTTCTGTGATATTCAATGAATTCCAATGGGTGTCAGTTTTGGccgaaaattttttaaaacccgattttctgctgcatcgcgctagcgctgtagcgtactggcgcgctagcattgcacCAAATATttgttgtatttcaaaaacgattagcttaaagaaaaaaatagcaatttttctcggaatcagcattcaattttgagtatatcctgtgatattcaactaATTCCGACGAGCGTCAGTTTctgccgaaaaaaattttaagcccgaataaataagcccaagcgccagtacgctacagcgctagcgctatGCAGCAGAACTATTCGGTGAGTGCATGTAGACAATTAATTTCGCCTTataaaattaagcccgactaataactaagcccgacttttttattttttttcgtgttttacgtttaatttaaaaaaaactataaggccaattgaaaaatgaacttgatttccgtgattagcattcaattctgaatcgaaatcatgtattttaagcaatatttgaaatttgaccaaaaatgaaaaaagtgggaagggtatagccttcccacttttgtcaaaatcggccaaaaacaacCTCGCTGGGAATTCGACAAAAATCACAAGCcatattcaaaattaaacgccgATTTCGATTACGttattaattttcttgttaaatcggccgagtttaaaataaaataattcaaagtGCTGTTAGCTCCccaaatttatttattatttttttttttttacgtttagttaaagaaaagaaaaatctaaggCCAATTggaaaaataattattaaaagcCAGGCTTAAAATGTCTTTTTAAGTCATATTAGATGGCGCTGCGGTGTCTTTAGTGTACCTTTACAAGTTAGGAACAGAATGTAAGTGCGGGCTCGGATCGCCGTCCAAAAGTCCGTAGGTTGCCCAGACCGCGGTCCGCGTCCCCACTTTATTCTGTCTCCATCACGGGGGAAAACGAGTTGAAACTCGAGTCTAAATGGcgaaaaatggatttttttttttttttaaagaaaaaggaaacgataTATGTTGGCGAAATCAAGTGCCATATCTTTGGGCCAACTTCAGGAACTTTGGGAAACGAAGAGGTTTGAGATGTCGGACAAGTTGGTGAGTGAACACTGTAAAGCGGTAGGCCACACATGGATTCAAGCCGCGGTTATTTGAATAACACGGAAGGCAAGTCTTCTGCAGACAGCCAGCCCCacctaaagaaaaagaaagacgaaaacaaaaagtccaACGACGAACTAAATTGCATTCATTCAGAGCCTTTTCTCGGCTACTCCGACATCCATCATGAAACAAACAACGTCTTTGTGGAAgctatgaattttttttttttcttcttgatagAAACGGAGGGGCTGAAATGGTGGATCGCAGTTGGCGTCTGAAGGtccttcttcttatttttttccagctcAATGTACCAATGTAATGTGATCCATTTTCTGTTCCCACCAAAGCCAAAGTACGCGCTATGAATAGCGGCAATGTCGTCAGTGACAGCAACAACCGTTCGAAACAATCAGCTGTTTGTTTGAGCTGTTATGCATCTGCGATGGAGTTGTACGAAACAGAAAGTCTCGGACGAAAGAGAGTGCCACTGCATGTCTAGAGATCAAAGGTTTCTCGGGGCTTGGAATGCTGCCGTTCAGCCCCCTTCTGTCCCTTTCAAAATCGTTTCCATATGTGCCGGCTTGTTCcattctcgtttttcttcttccttctgtAGGCCTTCGACACGCAAGACTCACCGAGATTTGCCTGACGGGAGCTGTTGGCTGTTTGGTaaaaagcagcagcagctacGACCATAAGTCACCACCACCAGTGCGTAGCCGACATTGAGCAATCATCAGGCAAGTGCTTCCAAACAATCCGAAGACAAAAGGTCGCAGTGCGGCGTGCCAGAGTATAGACAGTTCTCGCTAAATCCACACAACCTTCCCTCCCTCAAGTCTGGGTTTCCCTTTCCTCGCTGTGTAAGTAAacgcatcccccccccccccattcgaTATACTTATTCCCTGTTTTCGCTTAGAATAACTTAAGAGTGCAAGACAAATAGTAGCAGAACTGGCCCTTGGTCACGTTTGGGTTTCTGAATGAAACAAGACACAGCTCGAATTTGTTTCTTCGAAATTATGAAACTGTCAGAGAGAGTCAGTTTGACTCTCTTTCgcggagaggggggggggcctgCAAGAGGTcgtggtcttttttttttttttttttttttctatggcTCCACCTGTTCCCCTGCAAGGCTACGAAACCGGAAAGCATTTCTCTTGGTCGTACGCAGCATTCCCCAGCATACACATTCGAGTGTGCCTGGAAcactttttcttgaaaatataCTGTACGTtacacttttgaaaaaaacaaaaacaaatgggtatTGAAACTGGGTAGGATCGGAGAAGCAGGAATGATAGCAGGGGCGTATAGCAATGTCCATTCCCGTTCCTTTCATCGCCTTACCTTTTTCGCATTCAAATTCACAGAGACTAAAATAGCTAAGCAAAAAGGCACGGACG of the Daphnia carinata strain CSIRO-1 chromosome 10, CSIRO_AGI_Dcar_HiC_V3, whole genome shotgun sequence genome contains:
- the LOC130697533 gene encoding protein sax-3-like; the encoded protein is MHRTHVDVFGKNRRCSTTWPLRRMSPTYRCCSLTPTGLLYCLVVLLLHRPSSSVANGVMRSARITEHPTDMTVARNDPVTLKCSAEGNPEPTIEWYRDGELILSSNGNGNGNGPKSAGNSHRVMLPGGDLFFFRVVQGRKESDAGVYWCLARNQQGSSRSRNATLTVAYLHPEFRTVPLATRGILGELTTLECEPPRGHPEPQVRWKKNGQPMDLAVGQHRDHSARIRMDENGNLIFAKLMASDEGRYQCSAQNVVATRETVAVLLSVHVRPVILRPPQDTTALLGGDVTLECGVTGDPPPQVEWRRQDGAKIPTGRIRPASNDQSRTSLRLERLVASDAGRYVCEVENAVGSSSASAQLSILIPPTWNSSAGISSSGQAFLPREVRGFLEQSIFLDCPVHGSPSPLVFWQREGQGRDGGVSNVELLTSDSTANNGRWNVFRNGTLVISRLRREDAGGLWCGAVSEAGGLVARTRLEIVTVSAPPPPVIEVGPANQTLPLGSPASLACSSTEPGSQNLPLRWWKDGAPLALSVRMTQSGETGTLRIEDLQPSDAGVYTCWIGAGDKTAAWTATLNVASQTNPNVAFSRSPSDPMALPGSPSQPRLLHKSANSLTVGWQSGSRMGASPLLGYTVEIFSSGESDSNQDVAHSWTWAGPTVPIKRNWRIVTRRLKADQLVLTDLQPSTSYAVLVRAENSHGLSLPSPASPWFTTLPAGGSSGGIQDLEEGRQRLSSSLAWLRLEPVRPLNATAVRLSWRWLDGADGNEPAESAFEGIHIWYRPVRYSGSEEDEGHDTSSASAPPTFRMVTVTQPAVSSATYTLTNLLPSTRYLFFLVPFYRNVDGRPSNSQTLMTLEAAPEGPPRDLIVRQLNSSSCLVKWTEPLHNQRNGVITGYQIYVFMDDSETLLANMTLPPTPTSVIIGNLVAGSSYAIRAAAWTLAGVGPASDPASFSMEVLSFQQHPQVPVVHDDLDSDIDDAYTHFDTRGRLAPSGGVTTQVVKETWFILAIGGVLLATLCLLVAALVIRRRWIRNKAMSSVQKVELGGGTDGNLLHSVCSGSGGTRDLLWSRGWHSSTNGTHHHSRSGTVTTSQKEAELEAQTSLLPQQPQQYGSSGIAPPEYAELLNQHSSQQHQSDQSQLSLSSFLPRRNNNSMMLMQAQMQAPPSAYATTTLVNPSARGQQLHGPYSSKSSGDSSSGSYIVDHQDRNGCGSRNSNNNSHHSRKNSNGFLSNGAGHQQQRMPNWAELLPPPPRHPPPPSPAPNSDRSASTSKDGSLPLPTSIKPSLKFNSANPSPALSKRSAPVGSTSSTFKPPSPMYHGGVDEETASNGNRSQMSRNARNKLTKSPGQRSAGCHAEMEHAPTKGYADSGSERHFTQGSYTAPMNYQSNPLENITTDWDDDVDDYSRSISCGNGDDYSQGDDSHSDGDDVASSVYDNSPVVYRPPCGKPPSQAAAPLPRRKQLTLT